In the genome of Enterococcus hirae ATCC 9790, one region contains:
- a CDS encoding aspartate-semialdehyde dehydrogenase: MRKIDTCIVGATGLVGQTMLNVLAEYDFPVGRLKLLASKRSAGKVCVFKGKEYTVEELTKTSFDGYDLALFSAGAEISLEFAPLAREHGLVVIDNSSAWREDPSIPLIVPEVNLADHEMNRLIANPNCSTIQAILPLKALQQTFGVNRVNYSTYQAVSGSGQQGLTDLHATQKGQEPSLYPHDISQTVIPEIDAPLVDGYTKEEHKMMAETRKILHLPNLPVSATCVRVPIEVGHGVLIAVQLAQPFSLAAVRQCLQHFPGITVVDDLPNYTYPTSILAKGTDEVYVGRLRHDPTLENGLLLYTVADNIRKGAAANAVQIASALLSPIREVIQ, encoded by the coding sequence ATGCGCAAAATAGATACCTGTATCGTTGGAGCAACTGGTTTAGTTGGTCAAACGATGTTGAACGTGTTAGCAGAATATGATTTTCCAGTAGGTCGTTTGAAATTATTAGCATCCAAGCGTTCAGCTGGAAAAGTCTGTGTGTTTAAGGGAAAAGAATACACAGTAGAAGAATTAACAAAGACATCATTTGACGGGTATGATTTAGCGCTTTTTTCAGCCGGAGCAGAAATTTCACTTGAATTTGCGCCACTTGCTAGAGAACATGGGTTGGTCGTCATTGATAATTCTTCTGCTTGGCGAGAAGATCCGTCGATTCCGTTGATCGTTCCAGAAGTCAATCTAGCAGATCATGAAATGAACCGATTGATTGCCAATCCAAACTGTTCCACGATCCAAGCCATTTTACCGTTAAAGGCATTGCAACAGACATTTGGTGTCAACCGCGTGAACTATTCCACCTATCAAGCGGTCTCTGGTTCGGGGCAACAAGGGCTAACTGATCTTCACGCCACTCAAAAAGGGCAGGAACCTTCGCTTTATCCGCATGATATCAGTCAAACAGTCATCCCCGAAATTGATGCACCGTTGGTTGATGGGTATACGAAAGAAGAACACAAAATGATGGCTGAAACAAGGAAGATCCTACATTTGCCTAACTTACCTGTCTCGGCTACTTGTGTACGTGTCCCCATCGAAGTTGGTCATGGTGTTTTAATCGCAGTCCAGTTGGCGCAGCCATTTTCACTTGCAGCAGTCCGTCAATGTTTGCAACATTTCCCGGGAATAACAGTCGTGGATGATTTGCCCAACTATACTTACCCGACCAGTATCCTTGCTAAAGGAACAGATGAGGTATACGTCGGCAGACTCCGGCATGATCCTACATTGGAAAATGGGCTGTTGCTGTATACCGTAGCGGATAATATCCGTAAAGGCGCAGCTGCGAATGCTGTACAAATCGCCTCTGCATTGTTATCACCAATCAGGGAGGTGATCCAATGA